One Ferviditalea candida DNA window includes the following coding sequences:
- a CDS encoding SDR family NAD(P)-dependent oxidoreductase, producing MKLKGRTAIVTGAGQGMGEAIAIAYAKEGADLSLNIYGQSQAKLKALTDELSSYGGKVIVTEGDITKTEVVRSLIESTVCTFGRIDILVNNAGILTQSLIQDMSIEMWDRMLEVDLKSVFLTTRLAVPYMIEQRWGRIINMASQLGQKGGIELSHYAAAKAGVIGFTKSVALELGQYGITANCIAPGPIETQMVADIDENWKAWKKSQLAIPRFGRVEEVAPTAVLLASDPDGNLYTGQTLGPNSGDVMF from the coding sequence ATGAAGTTAAAAGGCCGGACGGCCATCGTCACGGGAGCGGGACAGGGAATGGGTGAGGCGATCGCAATCGCTTATGCCAAAGAAGGGGCAGATCTGTCTCTCAATATTTACGGCCAAAGCCAAGCGAAGCTTAAAGCATTGACGGATGAGCTTTCCTCCTACGGCGGGAAAGTGATCGTCACGGAAGGGGATATCACAAAGACCGAGGTTGTGCGGAGCCTGATTGAGAGCACGGTCTGCACCTTCGGCCGCATCGATATTCTGGTCAACAATGCCGGGATTCTTACTCAGAGTCTCATTCAGGACATGAGCATTGAAATGTGGGATCGAATGCTTGAAGTGGATTTGAAGAGTGTTTTCTTAACGACCAGGCTCGCGGTTCCCTATATGATTGAACAACGCTGGGGCCGGATCATCAACATGGCCTCCCAGCTCGGGCAAAAAGGCGGGATCGAGCTCAGCCATTATGCCGCGGCCAAAGCCGGCGTAATCGGGTTTACCAAATCCGTAGCGCTTGAACTCGGACAGTATGGAATTACCGCCAACTGCATTGCGCCGGGTCCGATTGAGACACAGATGGTCGCCGATATCGACGAGAACTGGAAAGCCTGGAAAAAATCCCAGCTTGCGATACCCCGCTTCGGACGGGTGGAGGAAGTGGCGCCGACTGCCGTACTGCTTGCGTCGGATCCGGATGGAAACCTGTACACAGGGCAAACCTTGGGGCCCAACAGCGGAGATGTGATGTTCTGA